In Pseudoliparis swirei isolate HS2019 ecotype Mariana Trench chromosome 22, NWPU_hadal_v1, whole genome shotgun sequence, the DNA window TAAAGGTATGTCGAATCTCTgccccctccacccacacacacacacacacacacacctttttttcccctcttttcaCATGGTTCAGGACTGTTTGCATACTTTCTCTTGCATGTCTACGTGAAAGCTGCGCATTCATTCAGCAGTCCAGCTTTCTTCGTCCCGTGTTTTGACTTTCTTCCTCCTCGATTCTGCAGAAAGGCTTACACCAGTGGACTTTCCCAGCCTCTGAAATTCGGGGAGTGAGGTAAAGTGGAGCACATCATGTCCTAACGTCTCTAAAACTAATCTGTGAATTCTGGGTGTGTTCAAGTCAAAGGACCCGAGACGTGGAGGTTGTCTAGGAAACCTTTTGCCTGTCAGTCCAATTTGTGTCGTGTCAATATGGATTCAGGCTGTTGTTGATTCTGCATACTGATCAGTGTTGCCGTGTACTTTAGCCTTGCCGTGGCCGCCGATTCGGCGATTTTCAGCGGAGGCCAAAACGGGGTCAGCTGCTGGGCTACAGAAAAACAGCAGGCAAACAACGTTATCAGCTTGTATTGTGTTTGGTGGCCTTGTTCATCAGCATTTACTGAATGAATCAATCCCAAAGCTGATACCTTTTTGTCAAGTAAACATTCCTGGAACAGGAAATAGGTTTATGGACACACGGTCTGCTTTAACCTTTAGTCCCTTTCGTGTCAACGTCTTTTATGTCAGTTTTTGGCACTGCCATGCATTTTTGTAACGAAATACATTTAGGATTAGGACTATTTGAATAGTTGTATTTgctttcccccccctctcccccatccCCTCCTCTAAAGTGCTTCAAAGATTGATGAGCGGAGCTGCTTCCTGTATGTCCACTACAACTCCGATGACTTCACGCTCTGCTTCCCCTCTGAGCTTCACTGTAAAGCGTGAGTGACTCATACATTGGCAATGAGACAGTGTGCGGGCGTCTGCACTTAGATAGAGAAAAACAGACCATCGACATTGGGTGCAGGAAGGTAGTCAGGCCAATAGGCCAATAAGCTTCGCTGAAAGGAGTGTTTTGCAATCACATTATGAGTCatatcttttttgtgttgtcTTTTAGGACAGATTTATTTCACTCGGACCTTTGAGTTCTGTTTACTTGCGTCgcataaaaatacatttccttCTAACCTCTTGTGGCAGGGTGGGGGGGCAGATGGATTCAGTTTGGAGAGACCCACTGTTAATCAATATAATAGAAGTCAAACCACTCCtataacattttatatatgTTATTCATCTTGCATTGTATTTATCCACGCTTTAACGGTCTTTTTCATAGGCATTGTTGACATATAATGTTTCTGTGTCCATTACAACCTGTAACTGTTGATCAGGGGAAGAGTGGGAAATCATGACGGGACAATGCATCTTGCATGAACTTCTTCTTGtagttatttatgtatatttatttatcgatgtatatatatattcaaaaaatCACTGAAACCTCATTCAACCACATACTAGATTAAGAGAATATTGCAATAAGACCTCCTCACTCTGTTCTCTCACTAGTTTCTGCGAGCTGGTGAACTCTCTGCTGCAGCTGGCTGAGCAGCCCTCCCGAGACTCGGACTATCTATCTCAGGGAATACCGGAGGTCAGTCTCAGTCCTCCATTCCGCTGACTGTGCTCTATTTGAGATCTCGCTTGCCTGAACACGTCGAAAACGACCGCAATCGCTGGGCGGAAGTCCAATTctcaacaacacaaaaacattCCCAAAACAAAGCGTCGTATTtgattacatatttattctcaGACTTTTGGAGCGTTTTCTGTCTTCATGGCAGACGTCCCCGTTCTTTCCACACATTCCTCGCGGTTCCTTCGATGCTCGTACCTTCTGATTCCCGGCGTCTCCATTCCTCCCCGCAGTACATCTATGAGACCAATGATAACGGCGACAAGGTGGTGCTGGGTAAAGGGACGTACGGTGTGGTGTACGCCGGGAGGGACCTGAGCAACCACGTACGCATCGCCATCAAGGAAATCCCTGAGAAGGACTGCACGTAAGAGAAACCAACACCTGTTGTGGTTTTCCCTTCACTCACCCCTTACTGGGGGACACACTGTTTCCACCAAGAATGTTGTTTTCAATAATAACCGTAATGGGGAAACGATCTGGCAGAGACGCCACTCCCTGGTGCTCTTTGGGAATCTTAGGGAGCGATTGATGAGTGTTTACCCTTTTCATTCTTTGCTTGTTGCTCCTATAAAGGGCACCATGTCATGTGAAAATAACAGATTCCATCAAGGGAAAGGTTCAAAGCATTTTAAGCATCTAAGATTCAGCACAGTATTTATTGAGCTGCACTCGAGACGGGGCGGAGGAGAGACTCGTCGAGTGTTGCGCAATAGCAGctgtcatgtgacatcatgtttttCAAGTAGGAGTTCAACTCATGTTGACATTGACACTTTCATGTATTTACTTAAAGTCTAAACCTGATCATTATTGTTTGAACATTGAACTCTTCCAACTTTATACGAATGGAGGTGTTGTGAAAAACCTAATTTGGCTTTTAGTTTATCAGCCCCAGAcccttttttgttctttttgacCAATACAAGCCGATTTGACCAACACTATGTTTTATCCTGCAAGTACAGTGTGTAGATGTTGATTATATGTACAGTGTATAGATACGTGTGTGCATTTTGTTTGTCCATCCCATGATGAACTTTACTCATCATAGGGGATGTTGTATTGTTGACCTTGTGAAATGTCACAGTCACACTTTTATTCCGCTGTTTTTTTTCCCAGGTACTCGCAGCCCCTTCACGAGGAGATAGCTCTGCACAAGAGGCTGAAGCACAGAAATATCGTCCAGTACCTGGGCTCCGTCAGTCAGGATGCCTTTATCAAGATCTTTATGGAGGAAGTACCTGGAGGTATGGATTATGAAATGTAAACTTTGAATACGTTCAGCTCTGAAGAGCAGTAGAGGGGGTAACCATTCATTAGTGGACGGACATCCTTATCCAACATCTACACAAACAAACTGGCTATATGATAAATGAAATAAGGTATTAACTACTAAAAAATATTGAACTGTAATCACACACCTGTCGGTATGAAACTTAAAAACATTAGATTAAAAAAGAGGAATTTCTAGAATTGCCTGAGGATGTTTTAAAATGAATAGTTGGCAACATTCAACCAAAAGCCTTGAAGATCAACTCAATGAATAAAGTTAAATTCTGTTGTATCTGCTTCTAGAATTACTTTGCCTTTTCTCTTATTTTACACATAGACCTGGATGTATACATCCGTGTTGCACAAGCTAATGACACAATAATACATTGGCAAATTGGTACTGGCTCACCAGATGAAATAAGGTTCTTTAAAGCTTTCACTGGAATGAAAACGGACTTCTAAAGAAGTCGCTCCAGGCTTTCTTCCAAGGGCCAACTTGAGGAAGCCCGGCCCCtgctttcaagtttttattccCCAAGTTACTGCGACTTTGGTGCAGGATGATGCCTTTATTTAGCATTAAGGAAGCGAGCGTCTGTctcgtgtttatgtgtgtgtgattgcgtAACGTATGCTGCAAGCCATTCGCCAGAAAGTTGGCAGTTTCAACATCCTGTtcattggagagagagagaaaaaacaaaacaatgttggAACAAATCTTGTTTTGATATTGCCACATGTAGCTGGGAAATGACTTCCCTTCTCTATAAAAACAGAGAATTACAATTTCCAAACTTTTCCGCttccatcatttaaaaatgttttctgcTTGAAGGAAGTTTGTCATCCCTCCTGCGCTCCAAATGGGGTCCACTGAAAGACAACGAGGCCACCATCATCTTCTACACCAAGCAGATCCTCGACGGACTCAAGTACCTTCATGACAATCAGATAGTCCACCGAGACATTAAGGTGAGCGGGGCACCCTGGGGGTGGACACGTGGTATCAAGAACAATGGTATCAGATAGTAGTGGTTCATGTGGGTGCTGTGTCTTTGCTGCAGGGGGACAACGTCTTGATCAACACGTATAGTGGAGTGTTGAAGATCTCTGACTTTGGGACCTCTAAACGATTAGCAGGGATCAACCCCTGTACCGAGACATTCGCTGGTAATATGCTGTGTATTTTGAAATTATTAACTCCATTCGAAGGATATTCTTCATTTGTGCCTGAACCGATGACCATAGTGGCATTTTAATCGCCTTCTGATACTTTTTCCTTAGGAACTCTTCAGTACATGGCGCCAGAGATCATAGACCAAGGGCCTCGGGGTTATGGGAAGCCGGCTGACATCTGGTCCCTAGGGTGCACGATTATCGAAATGGCGACAGGCAAACCGCCCTTCCATGAGCTGGGAAGTCCTCAGGCAGCCATGTTCAAGGTAACTAAGGGAGAGTCGATGCATGCAGGTTGTGGTGTTTTCATTAAAGCATAGTTGTACATTTTAGTGGGGCTTTAGAGTGAAAATCATAATTGCTATTAGATCTGGAACATACTGTTCCGTCTCAATGAGGatgaattataattattaattttttcatCTCGTGCCATCATCATGTCTAAATCCcacatttttcaaaacttttaaaGCATCCCCTGTACTTTTTTTGATAATAATTGTTAGCATTCTAacgcattacatttcatttagccaacgcttttatccaaagcgacttatatTCATGTGACATTCATACACGTGCGAATGTTACTATGGTGGTTGTTTTTTAACTCTAACCGTTGGGTTTGATTATTATTCCATAACATCGGCGTGCCAAAAACAATCCGAGTTTCccagtaaaaaacacaaatcgGATGTTGATGTGAGCgttatttaaaaatcaaaaaagtccGATTTACCATGACATGAACGCAGCATCCGTATCAGTACTACGGGCATGCGACGTGGACTCTTGTGGAACAACTCTTCcagcttttcttctctctttaaaACACTCACTAAAGTAAAGTGGTTTAAAATTAACACTAACGACTTCCTTTAAACCATCCCTTCAAGGTGGGCATGTTTAAGATCCACCCCAAGGTTCCAGAGTGCATGTCGGACGAGGCCAAGGCCTTCATCATGAACTGTTTCGTGCCGGACCCCGACGACCGAGCCACAGCCACCAAACTGCTGAGTGACACCTTCCTCCGGTCGTCTCCCAGGAAGAGGGCCAAAGCTCCGCAAGAATCGGAAGCCAAGGACTACCTTTCCTCTGGTGAAGCTTCCCCACACTgagaaatcacacacacattgttcttttctttttgaaactgtggttgttgttgtggttttctaACTCCTGGCTCGTGCCAGGAGTTATGAACCCTCACTGGTATCTAACCACGATCTCGCCGCGGCTTGCAGCCGACTACCAACGCAGCCTCTCGGTACCCGTTTGCATCTTTGTGGAGGACACGGATTCATACACGGGTTCCATCGACCTGTCCTGTTCCCTGGACCTCAGGGGGCACCACTCCAGCCTCGCGGCAGATGACAACTCCGGGAGTCCAGCGAGCACCGGCAGCTTCCTGTCGTGAGTTGGACTTATTGCTCAACAGAAGATGAAACGCGTTAGAATCTCTGCATCAGCCACAGGATCTTACAACAGTGGAAAACCGCACTGTGGTTTCAGTCGGATAGTTGTTTGAGGTTACATCCTGCGTCAGCATAAAAAGGGCATAATGCAACTATAGCAAATGCCACAGACTATAGACAAGTGTCTCAGATGTTTGCAAACTTTCAAGAGTTTTCAGGTAGCCCAAGCATCACTTATGTACGCTACAATAATGataaacattttcattttaaaaataaattattgatatccttttttttgtgtgtggatttcCCTATCAGATTATATAGACAttacttgtttgtttgtttttcgccATTGTTTATCTGTTGATCTGGTGTGATTGATCCGTGTTGCCCCCTACTGTCAGAATACCAGAGGACTCCACATCAGACATGAGCAGTCCGGCCTCAGCAGAGGAGAACATCGGTCTTTTTATGCTGAGAAAGGACAGCGAACGGAGAGCCACGCTGCACCGAGTGCTGACTGACGACATCGGCCTGGTCGTCTCTAATATACTGGAGTCTGTGCCTCAGGTGGGTGAAGAGAAATCACGTCAAGTCAAAGCATTGGGAAATCTATTTACTTCACGACttcatacaatatatatgtatatgtgtatatatatataattttatttttttcttctgtgatTAGGCTTTTAAATTAAGGTTtaaacaataaatcaataaataaacaattttaTATAGAGAGATTCAGAATACAAATAGCAGAACAATGATTTGAGAAAAACAGATTATTAGTTCTTAGTTTACTGTCACACACATTGTTCAGACATGTGTTTGCACTTTTGGCATTGCCAAAATCCTCACAATATGAGCCTCTGTCTGATGCACATGGCATGACTCAGCAGTGAGTGCAAAGTTAATATTAAAGTTGGCTTTCAAGTTAACAATCTTGAGCCAAAGGGCATTTCTGCCATTTGGTTTTCCACTGGGCTTGGCATTAGTTTTCCATGAAAGCTTTTATGTCTTGTGTACAGAAGCATTTCCTCCAGAACAAATGCAGCAAATCTTTGTGTAACAGTAACCTAAAATCATAGATTGTATTTTGTGTGATTaacgattatatatatataatttttttttaaacattaattcaAATCAAATGTCATATCAATTTGAATATCCATAGTGATTTACAGGCAAAGAGCAGTATAGTGAGTTAAATAAGTTTTCCAGCGCTACCAGAATGAGAAGAACTGGAATGTACCTTCATAAAAGCTGCCTGGCATGTTactgattcaattcagtttattttgtatagcccaatggCCTatggccttcttatatgttttaagaccatTTCGCCAAACTAAGCGCGATTCTACCAAATTGGCAGAACACCATATGCTTTAAAGCTTTCTTGACGTTTGCTTTAATTTGCGGCTCTGCAAACAATGACACCATTTTAATGACGACACCGAAAACACATCTGGACTCCAGTTATTGAGGCCGAGTGGTAGCAGCATTTCTTCGTTCTTCCAACAATGTTCCTTCTATTAAAAGCATGACAGAGGAACCACGCTGACTGCAGACAACATCACGGAGCTCATCGGCTGCCTGCGAGACAACATCCGCTCCCCAGACAGGAAGCGGCTGACCAGCAGCCTGCTGGCCCTCCGCGCCGCGCTGCTCGGCGCCGCAGTGTCGCTGAGCAGCCTGCAGGCGGTGCTCTTCAGCTTCCAAGACGCAGTGAGTTGCTCCTCGGGGCCACGCTGGTGATGATGACGCTCCTGTCTGCTCCAGGCTTGACGAGGTCTTGATCGCGTGACTCTCTCTGCGTGAAGGTAAAGAAGGTGTTGAGGCAGCAGCAAGTGAAACCTCACTGGATGTTCGCTCTGGACAACCTGCTGAGGCAGGCCATACAGGATGCCATCACCGTGCTCCTGCCAGGTACAGCGTCTCCTTCTACGGCTCACGCCGAGTACATCGGGATTCCTCTTGTTTATGCGTTGGTTGTCTCTGCTTCTTCCATTCTTCCCCTGTCACTCCCCCTCTCAGAGCTGAAACTCCAGCTGCAGTCCTCATTTGAGACGGAGGACAGCACCTCCGAGGAGCAGTATGCTGACCCCGACACTCCTGTCGTTATTGTCCCCGACCAGCTGTTTGAGCCAGGCGACACGCAGCAGACCACGTCCATCTCCGAGATCCTGCCCACGGCGAGCCCCAACTCCCCTCCGGAGCTCGTCCCCAACAGCAGCTGCCCCCTCAGTGAGGAGCTGATAGGCCTGCGACTAGAGACCAGCAGGTAGcattgagttgttgttgttgttttttatcgtGAAGCTTTTGTGATTGTGATAAATGGTACATTGACTTGTGATGCATGTATTGtctgtttagttttttaaaggCTGCATAAACCGACTTTTGGATGTTAAATGAAATGGGTTTGCTGTGGAAGAAAACtcaaacccctccccccctccaacaATGGCATCTCTCTTTGGCAGTACACAGTAATTAGGAAGCTGTTTTTTAAGTTGCGCTGCTTTCTGCTGCGTTATGACGGGTGTTTGTGTCTTCAGACTGCTGACTCAGCTgaatgagaaggagagagagtatCAGGAGCTGCTGAGGATCTCCGTCCAGAGGAAGCAGGAACAGATAGATGCCCTGAGAAAAGCTGCAATCGCTGAAGGTAATGTTTATATTTTAACCACGCGCATGCATAGGTGGCTCAATACCTTTGATATTACTGCCAGGTGAGTTTGAGTGTGTAAGATGACGATTTAAGTTTTGATTTAATACAAAGCTCACATCTCTGAAATGTATGAGAGAGTTATGGAACAAGGAGTGGAGGAAGCACAACGACAGTGTAGGAAATACTGTACGTAGCCCTCCTTCTGTAGAAAACACACCTTCTTTAGGAAAGCAAAAGATGAGACTTTGTGCAGTCTGAGATTTGGCCAAATGAAGTCGCCATCTTAATTTTCACTGAAAAAGACAAATTTACACATCTCACATCGTGTATTCGTTTCATTGCCAAAGTATGTTTATACGTCCAATCAGTGTTGTGGCCCTCAATTTTCTCGAACAATTTCTAGGAAgatagaaaaaaaaattcagttAGGTACACCTGAGCAGGTCATTATTGTGTACGTACAAGTAGGTAAAATAATAGgtgcgtgtgtatataaaaAGCAATGAATGACAAGATACAATGTCTAGCAGTGTTTCTGCAAATTGTCAAAATGAATACAATATAGCAAGGGTACAGGGTGCATAACATACGGTTATAAATATTGTCTCTTTTAATGTAATATGTTACATACTTGAGTTGACTGGTAGTTTTTATTTAACTGTTATCCAGGCAGGATAATCCCATTTTAAACTATGATCCATCAAGTAGTCCTCGCTGcctaaaacaaacattcaatatTTGATTTGGTTCAGGCGCCATCATCAAACCTCTGGTTCCAGTTGAAGTCAACGTGTTTGTTACGATTCCCTCCACTCACTATATTTGGTGAAGAAAATACACCACATTAATATGGCAGAGGGTCAGATAATCTTGCTATTTTTAATGCCTCTCCATTTGTTTGCCAACGCCGTGAGGAGCGAGCCATCCTCGAAGAGTCCTTGAGTTGCCCGATGATGAACTGCACAAGCTGCAGCTTGACGAGGGACCGAGCCCTCTTTGGATTATCAGTCGACTCCGTGACGCTCCTTTATCGTTTAGTCACACTCGTGCCACGCGACCACGCCTCGGCTTCCGGCTCTGGATTTCAGCCCGACTGGTTTATTGTCAGAGGCGTAGCTCATCAGCTAACGTGCTTGAACTTGACTTTTCCCTTTTGGATAATGATTATGCAATCTGCCTGCGGTGACACGATGCGTTGATACCATGTCTGTTTATTCAAACCTTCCAGTCTGAATGCCTGAAATCTCTGTACTTTATTAGATGGTGGATTGAGCACGTGGAAAAGCTCTAAACCAGAAGTGAAGGCGTTGGTGCGTTGGCTCAACTCTATCCCCGTAGATCAAGACACTACCGATAAGGTAAACTCACCTTAACACgggccttttttcttctctttttaactCCTGTGGCTGTTTGGTATCGCGCGTCTACCCGCCGTTAACCCAGACCTTGTGTGCTCCCGTTGTCTAGTTGCTCTCTCACGAGTTCACCTTGGACTGCCTCTTCTACATGGCCTCCAGGGAAGACCTGATGTACTCTGGAATAAGGTGAGCTGCCTCCTCCCATCAGCCTCACGCCATCTGCCCATGCAGGAACGTGAGAGGCGGGCGGCCCTCGAAGGCGGTGGCATCGTAGAGATTTGACTTTTCGCCACAACAGCCTCGGTTGTGTTTTGAGACGGCTTGTTTTCTTTCAACACTGCATTTCAATTTGTCCCAAATTGCTGTTTCAGAGGGGGCATGCTGTGTCGAATCTGGGCAGCGATCGCAGCGCGCAGGAAGACTCAGCTCAGCACCCACAACGAGGACGGCGAGGACACTCTTCTTTAATGACGGCCGATGTCGTCCATCAAAGGACAGAATTCTAGACGGGctggtcctgtgtcctctggagGAAGTGGTGAACAGGGCTGCGTCTGCAGGGACCTGATGTGAAGCAGGATGGATTTCCGTTGCCTTGTCGGACGGTGGATGTATTTTTTCTGAAAAATATATTGACAATCTCTTCTGGTTTTAGAATGCATAAAGTCAGAGCTTGCAGgccttttgttttacattttctcaGGGCTTTGACAAGTGGGATAACCGTTATGGCTTAATATAAAAACAGCTGACAgagtattgttttgttttttaaactaacaagataaatacatatatggtATAAATGAATGTATAATGTGGCCTTCTGACAATGTTTTACCGTGCAGGACTTAGCAGGATCTAAGTTATTTTTCTTATTCTGGGATCATTTGTACTGTATCTGCTCTTAAAACTCATTCAGATAATAAACGAGCTCATTAAATCCCTCAGACTGACCTGTTATCTGCATGCAGCCATTTGTTTTTCACGGAGTGTGAGCGGTGGAGGCTGGATGAAGTGAGGACGTAGTGAACAGCCTTAAAATTCAACACACGTGTTCCCTCATCTATTTTCACAATGTTGTTCGGCTGTTTGAGTCTCGtctacacttttaactaaagtTAAGTGATTAACGTTAAGAAGTCGGGCTTGACTTATCTTGGGAATGGCAATAAATGACAATGGTAAGAATTGTATTGTTGAGAGATAGAGGACATTAAAAGACATTTGACATCTGATTAGTATTTTCCAATGTGTCGTCATCCCTGGTGATCTCAGTGGTCCCGATGTTTATCATCTTGAGAAGCTCAACAGGGGCTTGTTACATGACATATGCATGTCAGTTCTAGTGCTCGGTCAGCAGGGATGTGACTCCATAGACTGGGCTCGGCTCCTAATAACCATGGCACTCACTCCAGATACAAGTACAAACTTATTCATCGTTTGGTTTTTTAAACAACTGGCTGCACCAGTCCTTTCCTAAAGGGTGTGTTCATATTCCTTTAACATCGCCTTGTGTGACCTGGCGTGCCTATTTGAGTGATGTTGAACATGTAcaacaatacttttttttaaattatctctCTACAGGACATATAAATTAGCAGCCTATTAACATCAGAAATGCCAACTAAAATGTAAAGGGACATTTCCCTTTCCTGTCTTaatagatatattatttattctttcgGCATGATAAGATTCAAAGAACACCGCTCCAATCGCCAGGCATCGGTCTCCTTTGTCCTTGGCTGGTGTTAGAAAGGAAATGAATAGGCCTACTCCGATTTTATCAACGTAATTCAATTTGGCATCGTCCTGTTTCCCCATTCCACTCCCCCGTCTGTTGTTTATGTCATAAATTAATCGTGTGATGCTCATCCATTTTTGTTTTCCCCAAAATTCCCAGGTAGGCCTGTCACTGAGAGCTTACATGCATGCAGATTTTCTATCAAACCTACAGCAGATAATGTTAATGATGATTTGTCTCCTCTCTAATTAAACCTGCTAAAAGTGCTATCAACTTTATTACTGTTCGACTAGAATAAAAACCTGTACCTACACGTCTCTATTGCACATCTCTCTTGACGGCTATCAGAGGAAGCCGTTTTCTTGGCTGCGGTTATGTTTAGCATACAAAGCAAATGTCCTCAGTTACCTGTGAGTCACAGTGCCTTACAGCTACAATGCAGGGAGTAACAGTCGCTTGAAACTCATTTCCTCTTCAagataattaaatgtaatgcgAATGCAAACCGTCTGTCTCCTTTATTCAAATAAGCTTTCCAGCACAATAGCATTAGGCTTGTCATTTGGGGAAATGTATCTCTTTTAAATGGAGGTAGGACAATATCAAGGTTACAGTGTATTCTCATCATTCACTCTGACAATCTAACCCTTATTCTTAAACTTTGAATTATTCCCTAGTCATCATCATGATTGATCTTTAATTTCTAGTCACGTTCTCTAGCATTCCACATGCGCCCGTAGATTTGAGGGTTAGcctattgtgtttgtgttgtctcGAGTGtttctctgttcctcctcctagTCTCTGGTAATTCCCTCTATCTCTGTCTGGGGGTGAGGCTAAGCCAGTGATAGGCAAATAATGAGGACTGCTGTCGAGGG includes these proteins:
- the si:ch211-1i11.3 gene encoding mitogen-activated protein kinase kinase kinase 5 isoform X2, with protein sequence MARERFSGQAQSEELGRIQKRLDSVELLTPDIVMNLLLSYRDIQDYDAIIKLVETLNDLPMCLVAKHQNIKFNYIFALNRRNHSGDRAKALEAILPIVESGVNVVSDVYCLCGRIYKDMFMSSGFTDQPSRVQACYWYGKAFEMEPTLHSGINNVVLLMVAGHEFDTSLELRKIGVTLSTLLGRKGSLEKMKDYWDVGFYLGANILANEQRKVILASEKLYRLNAPVWYVASIMETYILYRQFAKLPEVKSPKQDTMDFWMELLLQACKPTDSTGRCPVLILEPSKVLQPAIVCVSEDDESRTVQLNHVTPLKKGLHQWTFPASEIRGVSASKIDERSCFLYVHYNSDDFTLCFPSELHCKAFCELVNSLLQLAEQPSRDSDYLSQGIPEYIYETNDNGDKVVLGKGTYGVVYAGRDLSNHVRIAIKEIPEKDCTYSQPLHEEIALHKRLKHRNIVQYLGSVSQDAFIKIFMEEVPGGSLSSLLRSKWGPLKDNEATIIFYTKQILDGLKYLHDNQIVHRDIKGDNVLINTYSGVLKISDFGTSKRLAGINPCTETFAGTLQYMAPEIIDQGPRGYGKPADIWSLGCTIIEMATGKPPFHELGSPQAAMFKVGMFKIHPKVPECMSDEAKAFIMNCFVPDPDDRATATKLLSDTFLRSSPRKRAKAPQESEAKDYLSSADYQRSLSVPVCIFVEDTDSYTGSIDLSCSLDLRGHHSSLAADDNSGSPASTGSFLSIPEDSTSDMSSPASAEENIGLFMLRKDSERRATLHRVLTDDIGLVVSNILESVPQHDRGTTLTADNITELIGCLRDNIRSPDRKRLTSSLLALRAALLGAAVSLSSLQAVLFSFQDAVKKVLRQQQVKPHWMFALDNLLRQAIQDAITVLLPELKLQLQSSFETEDSTSEEQYADPDTPVVIVPDQLFEPGDTQQTTSISEILPTASPNSPPELVPNSSCPLSEELIGLRLETSRLLTQLNEKEREYQELLRISVQRKQEQIDALRKAAIAEDGGLSTWKSSKPEVKALVRWLNSIPVDQDTTDKLLSHEFTLDCLFYMASREDLMYSGIRGGMLCRIWAAIAARRKTQLSTHNEDGEDTLL
- the si:ch211-1i11.3 gene encoding mitogen-activated protein kinase kinase kinase 5 isoform X1, producing the protein MYTTERRRMSLHERRKDPVWVSTAGSLWQDTSTVDPSAGGSGKPIVSPRSRTRAVSVAYIVNEDASVPQTEENLTLKCLKEACTDAHAVFKTIPFERISLGTTDILDSFYNADVAVVEMSDSFCQPSLYYHLGVRESFSMTNNIILYCYKQDSDLQTLKEQCGSFTFIPYVVTPQGKVFACDATVMMTGIKDLMQPSFQLEPLLTPLVERLVHLLNNVQIQSSEYFRESIRHEIRMARERFSGQAQSEELGRIQKRLDSVELLTPDIVMNLLLSYRDIQDYDAIIKLVETLNDLPMCLVAKHQNIKFNYIFALNRRNHSGDRAKALEAILPIVESGVNVVSDVYCLCGRIYKDMFMSSGFTDQPSRVQACYWYGKAFEMEPTLHSGINNVVLLMVAGHEFDTSLELRKIGVTLSTLLGRKGSLEKMKDYWDVGFYLGANILANEQRKVILASEKLYRLNAPVWYVASIMETYILYRQFAKLPEVKSPKQDTMDFWMELLLQACKPTDSTGRCPVLILEPSKVLQPAIVCVSEDDESRTVQLNHVTPLKKGLHQWTFPASEIRGVSASKIDERSCFLYVHYNSDDFTLCFPSELHCKAFCELVNSLLQLAEQPSRDSDYLSQGIPEYIYETNDNGDKVVLGKGTYGVVYAGRDLSNHVRIAIKEIPEKDCTYSQPLHEEIALHKRLKHRNIVQYLGSVSQDAFIKIFMEEVPGGSLSSLLRSKWGPLKDNEATIIFYTKQILDGLKYLHDNQIVHRDIKGDNVLINTYSGVLKISDFGTSKRLAGINPCTETFAGTLQYMAPEIIDQGPRGYGKPADIWSLGCTIIEMATGKPPFHELGSPQAAMFKVGMFKIHPKVPECMSDEAKAFIMNCFVPDPDDRATATKLLSDTFLRSSPRKRAKAPQESEAKDYLSSADYQRSLSVPVCIFVEDTDSYTGSIDLSCSLDLRGHHSSLAADDNSGSPASTGSFLSIPEDSTSDMSSPASAEENIGLFMLRKDSERRATLHRVLTDDIGLVVSNILESVPQHDRGTTLTADNITELIGCLRDNIRSPDRKRLTSSLLALRAALLGAAVSLSSLQAVLFSFQDAVKKVLRQQQVKPHWMFALDNLLRQAIQDAITVLLPELKLQLQSSFETEDSTSEEQYADPDTPVVIVPDQLFEPGDTQQTTSISEILPTASPNSPPELVPNSSCPLSEELIGLRLETSRLLTQLNEKEREYQELLRISVQRKQEQIDALRKAAIAEDGGLSTWKSSKPEVKALVRWLNSIPVDQDTTDKLLSHEFTLDCLFYMASREDLMYSGIRGGMLCRIWAAIAARRKTQLSTHNEDGEDTLL